A genomic segment from Actinoplanes sichuanensis encodes:
- a CDS encoding aminoglycoside phosphotransferase family protein: MTSEVLQDDPHRRVIRIGDTVRRPMHEWSPTIHELLHHLEKIGFGYAPRLLGIDEEGREVLTYLDGESGGDAWAKVVPDDGLVAMARLLRDYHEAVRDFRPAAAAGWAADDGVFGPGDLVCHGDFGPWNLVWHGNRPVGILDWDYALPARPVFDVAYALEYVTPFRDDDFAIGSLRHPGPPQRRRRLELFASAYGLTSIDGLVDEVHTQQRDVLARARRLAAEGRRPQVDWQQSGALDEVERRIGRPLD; encoded by the coding sequence GTGACGAGCGAAGTGCTTCAGGACGACCCACACCGGCGAGTCATCCGGATCGGCGACACGGTCCGCCGCCCGATGCACGAATGGTCACCGACGATCCACGAGTTACTTCACCACCTCGAGAAGATCGGTTTCGGGTACGCCCCACGCCTGCTCGGCATCGACGAGGAGGGCCGGGAGGTGCTCACGTACCTGGACGGAGAATCCGGCGGCGACGCCTGGGCGAAGGTGGTGCCCGACGACGGCCTGGTCGCGATGGCCCGACTGCTGCGCGACTACCACGAGGCGGTCCGTGACTTCCGGCCCGCAGCGGCCGCCGGATGGGCCGCCGACGACGGTGTGTTCGGCCCCGGCGACCTGGTCTGTCACGGCGACTTCGGCCCGTGGAATCTGGTCTGGCACGGCAACCGGCCGGTCGGCATCCTCGACTGGGACTACGCGCTGCCGGCCCGCCCGGTGTTCGACGTCGCCTACGCCCTCGAATACGTGACGCCGTTCCGCGACGACGACTTCGCGATCGGATCACTCCGCCATCCGGGGCCGCCGCAGCGCCGCCGCCGACTGGAGCTGTTCGCCTCCGCCTATGGCCTGACCAGTATCGACGGCCTGGTCGACGAGGTGCACACCCAGCAGCGCGACGTTCTCGCCCGCGCCCGGCGACTCGCCGCCGAAGGCCGCCGGCCGCAGGTGGACTGGCAGCAGTCCGGCGCCCTCGACGAGGTGGAACGGCGGATCGGACGGCCCCTGGACTAG
- a CDS encoding MGH1-like glycoside hydrolase domain-containing protein, with the protein MSLTLIAASLTVGPQPALAAQPIGFPTFGNAGSIPAPPVGYTTGDTMRAIYDAEAGGTDFWMDRLLARTGNDPAGTWLMTRGRAAYMNTHTPSVIGFGGNAAYWDNISSQNAYAITASTGTFTEQAAQRRQTPSHWRSVHTSGTMRLDVTKFITDNNVLVTNVAVVNNGSASATLTLNATSPYATTVSGTELTGTRAVKNNLTTLYPRFSGDGFTAANGALSRSVTVAAGQTVTVKVQLGWVANEIPASRTEYDAYRARTPADAFATHVRTYNRWWADNVPYIDVPDAAIKKNIYYRWWLMRFNHLDADIPGQDFQFPQSIEGVTGYNNAIALTQPMHIDDLKYLRSPEYSYGPYLAVGQYSANGRFVDNPGDPENWSNSYTQYIAEAAWRAYQIHGGQPAMLNNFARYAEGDAKGQLATYDTNNNGVIEYDWGAMTGNDADAVSFHWRAGNLDRAETAYVWSAANAARDAYTLAGNTAKATEMQTLADRIRNGVINTLWNPDRQLLEHKHVATNAFVPWKEINNYYPYAVGLMPNTAQYREALRLFADAAQYPIFPFYTANQVDKAAAAAAGNPGSNNFSTINSTVQFRLYSSVLRNYPNSWMNTDDYKKLLYWNAWAQYVGGDTNWPDANEFWADWNGSAITYRSWIHHNILGSSNWTIIEDVAGLRPRNDAQIQLSPINIGWSHFAVNNLRYRNADLSIVWDDPSDGVTRYSGVPQGYSIYLNGTRVATLNQLVPFTYNPATGAVTTTGTVAFSTAFASLQAPQNVVQSSARVVDVFAKAGVDLTSTRPNLATGATASASYTTSGTSVAGAIDGLPTNAPLWGSHGSANATDWYELNFGSTARTVDEAWLYFRNDRAGNRYRPPTGYNVQYWNGSAWVNAASQVKTPGTPQSNFNKVTFTAVGTTRLRVQFTQPSGSTKTGLTEIKLYGQGTVPPNPNPNLATSATPSASYTSSWESVAAINDGIDPPSSNDTVNPRWGTWPNQGQQWAELTWPTAQNLQSAQVYFFDDNQGIDLPASWKLQYWNGTAYVDVPSASGYPVAAGQYNNVTFGQVSTTRLRVALTSGAASVGLLEVKAFAS; encoded by the coding sequence ATGAGTCTGACGTTGATCGCGGCCTCGCTCACGGTCGGCCCGCAGCCGGCCCTGGCCGCGCAACCCATCGGTTTTCCGACCTTCGGTAACGCCGGGTCGATCCCGGCGCCGCCGGTCGGCTACACGACCGGTGACACCATGCGGGCCATCTACGACGCCGAGGCGGGCGGCACCGACTTCTGGATGGACCGCCTGCTGGCCCGCACCGGCAACGACCCGGCCGGCACCTGGCTGATGACCCGCGGCCGGGCCGCTTACATGAACACGCACACCCCGTCGGTGATCGGTTTCGGTGGCAACGCCGCTTACTGGGACAACATCTCCAGCCAGAACGCCTACGCCATCACCGCGTCCACCGGCACCTTCACCGAACAGGCCGCCCAGCGCCGGCAGACACCGAGCCACTGGCGCAGTGTGCACACCAGCGGCACGATGCGGCTCGACGTCACCAAGTTCATCACCGACAACAATGTGCTGGTCACGAACGTCGCCGTGGTCAACAACGGCAGCGCCTCGGCGACGCTGACACTGAACGCCACCTCGCCCTACGCGACCACCGTCAGCGGCACCGAACTGACCGGCACCCGGGCCGTGAAGAACAACCTGACGACCCTCTACCCGCGGTTCTCCGGCGACGGATTCACCGCCGCCAACGGGGCGCTGAGCCGGTCGGTGACGGTCGCCGCCGGGCAGACGGTCACGGTCAAGGTGCAGCTCGGCTGGGTCGCCAACGAGATCCCGGCGTCGCGCACCGAGTACGACGCCTACCGGGCCCGGACACCGGCCGACGCGTTCGCCACCCACGTCCGCACCTACAACAGGTGGTGGGCCGACAACGTCCCCTACATCGACGTGCCGGACGCGGCGATCAAGAAGAACATCTACTACCGCTGGTGGCTGATGCGCTTCAACCACCTCGACGCCGACATCCCCGGCCAGGACTTCCAGTTCCCGCAGTCGATCGAGGGTGTCACCGGCTACAACAACGCGATCGCGCTCACCCAGCCGATGCACATCGACGACCTGAAGTATCTGCGCAGCCCGGAGTACTCCTACGGCCCCTACCTGGCGGTCGGTCAGTACTCGGCGAACGGCCGGTTCGTCGACAATCCGGGCGATCCGGAGAACTGGTCCAACTCGTACACCCAGTACATCGCCGAGGCGGCGTGGCGGGCCTACCAGATCCACGGCGGACAGCCGGCGATGCTCAACAACTTCGCCCGCTACGCCGAAGGTGACGCCAAGGGCCAGCTGGCCACCTACGACACCAACAACAACGGCGTCATCGAGTACGACTGGGGCGCGATGACCGGCAACGACGCCGACGCGGTGTCGTTCCACTGGCGGGCCGGCAACCTGGACCGCGCCGAGACCGCCTACGTGTGGAGCGCCGCCAACGCCGCCCGCGACGCCTACACGCTGGCCGGCAACACGGCCAAGGCCACCGAGATGCAGACCCTCGCCGACCGGATCCGCAACGGTGTGATCAACACCCTGTGGAACCCGGACCGGCAGCTGCTGGAGCACAAGCACGTCGCAACCAACGCGTTCGTGCCCTGGAAGGAGATCAACAACTACTACCCGTACGCGGTCGGGCTGATGCCGAACACCGCCCAGTACCGGGAGGCGCTGCGCCTGTTCGCCGACGCCGCCCAGTACCCGATCTTCCCGTTCTACACCGCCAACCAGGTCGACAAGGCGGCCGCCGCGGCGGCCGGCAACCCGGGCAGCAACAACTTCTCCACCATCAACTCCACGGTGCAGTTCCGGCTCTACTCGTCGGTGCTGCGCAACTACCCCAACTCGTGGATGAACACCGACGACTACAAGAAGCTGCTCTACTGGAACGCCTGGGCGCAGTACGTCGGCGGGGACACCAACTGGCCGGACGCCAACGAGTTCTGGGCCGACTGGAACGGCAGCGCCATCACGTACCGCTCGTGGATCCACCACAACATCCTCGGCAGCAGCAACTGGACGATCATCGAAGACGTCGCCGGGCTCCGGCCGCGCAACGACGCCCAGATCCAGCTGTCGCCGATCAACATCGGGTGGAGCCACTTCGCGGTCAACAACCTGCGTTACCGCAACGCCGACCTGTCGATCGTCTGGGACGACCCGTCCGACGGGGTGACCAGGTACTCCGGGGTGCCGCAGGGCTACTCGATCTATCTGAACGGGACCCGCGTCGCGACCCTCAACCAGCTCGTCCCGTTCACCTACAACCCGGCGACCGGGGCGGTCACCACCACCGGGACGGTCGCGTTCAGCACCGCGTTCGCGTCCCTGCAGGCGCCGCAGAACGTGGTGCAGAGCTCGGCACGCGTGGTCGACGTCTTCGCCAAGGCGGGCGTCGACCTCACCTCGACCCGGCCCAACCTGGCCACCGGCGCCACCGCGTCGGCGTCGTACACCACCTCCGGCACCTCGGTGGCCGGCGCGATCGACGGGCTGCCCACCAACGCGCCGCTGTGGGGTAGTCACGGCAGCGCCAACGCCACCGACTGGTACGAGCTCAACTTCGGCAGCACCGCCCGTACCGTCGACGAGGCCTGGCTCTACTTCCGCAACGACCGGGCCGGCAACCGGTACCGGCCGCCGACCGGGTACAACGTCCAGTACTGGAACGGCAGCGCCTGGGTCAACGCGGCCTCGCAGGTCAAGACACCGGGAACGCCGCAGTCCAACTTCAACAAGGTCACCTTCACCGCGGTCGGCACGACGCGGCTGCGGGTCCAGTTCACCCAGCCGTCCGGCAGCACGAAGACCGGACTGACCGAGATCAAGTTGTACGGCCAGGGCACCGTCCCGCCGAATCCGAACCCCAACCTGGCGACGTCGGCGACACCCAGCGCCTCGTACACGTCGTCGTGGGAGAGCGTCGCCGCGATCAACGACGGGATCGACCCGCCGTCGTCGAACGACACCGTCAACCCGCGCTGGGGAACCTGGCCCAACCAGGGGCAGCAGTGGGCCGAACTGACCTGGCCGACAGCGCAGAACCTGCAGTCGGCCCAGGTCTACTTCTTCGACGACAACCAGGGCATCGACCTGCCCGCGTCGTGGAAGCTCCAGTACTGGAACGGCACCGCCTACGTGGACGTGCCGTCGGCGAGCGGGTACCCCGTGGCCGCCGGCCAGTACAACAACGTCACCTTCGGTCAGGTGAGCACCACCCGGTTGCGGGTGGCCCTGACCAGCGGCGCCGCGTCCGTCGGCCTGCTGGAGGTGAAGGCCTTCGCCAGCTGA
- a CDS encoding ABC transporter ATP-binding protein has product MTVGRLLRPHVTWFAGVAGLQVIGALAGLAPLLAVAEVGRVMLAPGPTDHDHLRTVVILGAAGLLVRLVFTSASAGLGHLLDGRVQLTLRRELAAALGRAPLGWLDHRRTGELAKVAGDDVDAVHPFLAHAPGELTAAFVVPLVSLIYLLTVDWRLTLVTLVPVVTALLLVPLLMTSARTAEQKAFDLALGRIADTSVEYVRGIAVVKAFGGAGRAHRRFLTAADDFVDIFTRWVRGVSAVAAGMQLALSPPFVLLAILTGGTVMITSGRLAPADLLPFLLLGLGLTAPVAALGHGFDDLQAAGRAAGRIRDVLAVEPLPEPVTPVVPEGDRIELCGVRFGYDGREVLRGVDLTVEPGTITALTGPSGSGKSTLVRLLPRFFDPDAGSVRIGGVDLRDIGRAELRRRISFVFQEVRLLRTSVADNIALAVPEADRDAVIHAAKLAHIHDRIVELPRGYDTVLGDEVELSGGEAQRIALARALAAQTPILVLDEATAFADPETDRAVRETLATLRDRTILVIAHRPETIAGADTVVTLRDGGDRPMIRTLLRVLGRGYAAPMRRTVALMVLTAIVEGLLYALLVPLLRALLGDSPADARPWLAGFAVAVAGYALLRYRSDLAGMRVGTTMLRGMYHRLGRHLARLPIGWFTGARIGEVSTMAGRGLLTAMGVAAHLMAPFVSACVTPLTIVVVILLIDWRLGLVALLAAPVVVGVHLAVVRSTAAADAGHARRSAAAAARVVEFLQAQPVLRAGGRDGFGPLDHALREVERASRRRTLAVLPGAVGLAVTVQVVFTAVLALGVGLAAAGSPADTSSAMAGGGGFATVAELLAVLVLAARAADPLLSLSDIGGRLRAARGELDRLDQLLHTAPLPEPADPIRPDRHDVEFESVTSRDGDRVVLDRLSLTVPEGQRLAIVGPSGAGKSTVLRLLARFADVDGGAIRIGGVDVRDMDPADLMARIAIVFQDVYLFDGTIEDNIRLGRPDATDREVRAAATAAMLDEVVDRLPDGWSTIVGEGGALLSGGERQRVSIARALLKDAPIVLLDEVSSALDMANETAVHDGIDRLMSGRTVIMVAHRTEAVRRADRVVVLAVRQ; this is encoded by the coding sequence ATGACTGTCGGCCGACTGTTACGACCACATGTCACCTGGTTCGCCGGGGTGGCCGGACTCCAGGTGATCGGAGCGCTCGCCGGGCTGGCGCCGCTGCTCGCGGTGGCCGAGGTGGGCCGGGTGATGCTCGCCCCGGGCCCGACCGACCACGATCACCTTCGGACAGTCGTGATCCTCGGCGCCGCCGGGCTTTTGGTCCGGCTGGTGTTCACCTCGGCGTCGGCCGGGCTCGGGCACCTCCTCGACGGTCGGGTCCAGCTCACCCTGCGCAGGGAGCTCGCCGCCGCACTGGGCCGGGCGCCGCTCGGGTGGCTCGACCACCGACGCACCGGTGAACTCGCCAAGGTCGCCGGTGACGACGTCGACGCCGTGCACCCGTTCCTCGCGCACGCCCCGGGTGAACTGACCGCGGCGTTCGTCGTCCCGCTCGTCTCGCTGATCTATCTGCTGACCGTCGACTGGCGGCTCACCCTGGTCACCCTCGTCCCGGTGGTGACGGCGCTCCTGCTCGTGCCGTTGCTGATGACGTCCGCCCGTACCGCCGAGCAGAAAGCCTTTGATCTCGCCCTCGGCCGGATCGCGGACACCAGCGTGGAATACGTCCGCGGGATCGCCGTGGTCAAGGCGTTCGGCGGAGCCGGGCGGGCGCACCGGCGGTTTCTCACCGCGGCCGACGACTTCGTCGACATCTTCACCCGATGGGTACGCGGAGTGTCCGCCGTGGCGGCCGGGATGCAACTGGCCCTGTCCCCGCCGTTCGTGCTGCTCGCCATCCTGACCGGCGGCACGGTCATGATCACTTCCGGTCGGCTCGCCCCGGCTGACCTGTTGCCGTTCCTGCTGCTCGGGCTCGGCTTGACCGCGCCGGTGGCGGCTCTCGGGCACGGCTTCGACGATCTGCAGGCCGCCGGGCGCGCGGCCGGCCGGATCCGGGACGTGCTCGCCGTCGAGCCGCTGCCCGAGCCGGTGACACCCGTCGTCCCCGAGGGAGACCGGATCGAGCTGTGCGGGGTCCGGTTCGGCTACGACGGGCGGGAGGTGCTCCGCGGCGTCGACCTGACCGTCGAACCGGGCACGATCACCGCACTGACCGGCCCGTCCGGCAGTGGCAAGTCCACGCTGGTGCGGCTGCTGCCACGGTTCTTCGACCCGGATGCGGGTTCGGTCCGGATCGGCGGTGTGGACCTGCGTGACATCGGCCGGGCGGAACTGCGTCGACGGATCTCCTTCGTGTTCCAGGAGGTGCGCCTGCTGCGTACCTCGGTGGCCGACAACATCGCCCTCGCCGTGCCGGAGGCGGACCGCGACGCGGTGATCCACGCGGCGAAACTCGCGCACATCCACGACCGCATCGTCGAACTGCCGCGCGGCTACGACACGGTCCTCGGTGACGAGGTCGAACTCTCCGGCGGTGAGGCGCAGCGGATCGCGCTGGCCCGCGCCCTCGCCGCGCAGACCCCGATCCTGGTGCTCGACGAGGCGACCGCGTTCGCCGACCCGGAGACCGACCGGGCGGTACGGGAGACACTCGCCACCCTGCGGGACCGGACGATCCTGGTGATCGCGCACCGACCGGAGACCATCGCCGGTGCCGACACCGTGGTGACGCTGCGCGACGGGGGTGATCGTCCGATGATCCGGACACTGCTCCGGGTGCTCGGCCGCGGGTATGCCGCGCCGATGCGTCGCACGGTCGCCCTGATGGTGCTCACGGCCATCGTCGAAGGACTGCTCTACGCACTGCTCGTCCCGCTGCTGCGGGCGCTTCTGGGCGACTCACCGGCCGACGCCCGGCCGTGGCTGGCCGGGTTCGCGGTAGCCGTCGCCGGTTACGCGCTGTTGCGGTATCGCAGTGATCTGGCCGGGATGCGGGTCGGCACCACGATGCTGCGCGGCATGTACCACCGGCTCGGCCGGCACCTGGCCCGGCTGCCGATCGGCTGGTTCACCGGCGCCCGGATCGGCGAGGTGTCCACGATGGCCGGTCGTGGGCTGCTCACCGCGATGGGGGTGGCCGCGCATCTGATGGCGCCGTTCGTCTCCGCCTGCGTCACCCCGCTCACCATCGTCGTCGTGATCCTGCTGATCGACTGGCGGCTCGGGCTGGTGGCCCTGCTCGCGGCGCCGGTCGTGGTGGGCGTGCACCTCGCCGTCGTACGGTCGACCGCGGCCGCCGACGCCGGTCATGCCCGGCGTTCCGCTGCGGCGGCGGCCCGGGTCGTCGAATTCCTCCAGGCGCAGCCGGTGTTACGGGCTGGAGGGCGGGACGGGTTCGGGCCGCTCGATCACGCGCTGCGGGAGGTCGAGCGGGCGTCGCGCCGACGGACCCTCGCGGTGCTGCCGGGCGCGGTCGGTCTGGCGGTGACCGTGCAGGTCGTCTTCACCGCGGTACTGGCCCTCGGCGTGGGTCTGGCGGCGGCCGGCTCCCCGGCTGACACCAGCAGCGCGATGGCGGGCGGCGGCGGATTCGCGACCGTCGCCGAACTGCTGGCGGTCCTGGTGCTCGCCGCCCGAGCCGCCGACCCGCTCCTGTCACTCTCGGACATCGGCGGCAGACTCCGGGCCGCCCGCGGCGAACTCGACCGTCTCGACCAGTTGCTGCACACCGCACCGCTGCCCGAGCCCGCCGACCCGATCCGCCCGGACCGGCACGACGTGGAGTTCGAGTCGGTCACCTCCCGTGACGGCGATCGGGTGGTCCTGGACCGGCTCTCACTCACCGTCCCGGAGGGGCAGCGGCTGGCGATCGTCGGGCCGTCCGGCGCCGGGAAGAGCACCGTGCTGCGGCTGCTGGCCAGGTTCGCCGACGTGGACGGCGGCGCGATCCGGATCGGCGGCGTCGACGTCCGCGACATGGACCCGGCCGACCTGATGGCCCGCATCGCGATCGTCTTCCAGGACGTCTACCTTTTCGACGGCACGATCGAGGACAACATCCGGCTGGGCCGTCCGGACGCCACCGACCGGGAGGTACGGGCCGCCGCCACCGCCGCGATGCTCGACGAGGTGGTCGACCGGCTGCCGGACGGCTGGTCGACGATCGTGGGTGAGGGTGGCGCGCTGCTCTCCGGCGGCGAACGCCAGCGTGTGTCGATCGCCCGCGCCCTGCTCAAGGACGCCCCGATCGTGCTCCTCGACGAGGTGAGCTCAGCTCTCGACATGGCGAACGAGACAGCCGTGCACGACGGCATCGACAGGCTGATGTCCGGCCGTACCGTGATCATGGTCGCCCACCGGACCGAAGCCGTTCGCCGAGCCGACCGCGTGGTCGTTCTAGCGGTTCGGCAGTAA
- a CDS encoding thiamine pyrophosphate-binding protein: protein MSDRTVADVVGETLAKLGADLVFGVVGSGNFHVTNALVAHGARFVATRHEGGAATAADAYARVSGRPGVITVHQGCGLTNAMTGIAEAAKSGTPLIVLAAEPAAAALRSNFRVDQDALAHAVGAVGDRVHGPASAVEDTTRAWRTAVRERRTVVLNLPLDVQAAAAEPAEVRPSAATQPPRASDDAVTALAHLLNDAERPVFIAGRGAVAARDELAELAATSGALLATSAAAKGLFAGDGWNLDVSGGFATPTAAELIRDADVVVAWGASLNMWTSRHGSLIGPDATVVQVDLEPAAFGAHHRLDLGVCGDARLTAVAVAAALTGRREAYRTEAVRVRLREQGRWRDVGYDDTGDESHIDPRTLAITLDDLLPTERVIAVDSGNFMGYPSMFLSVPDHQGFVFTQAFQSIGLGLASALGAALASPGRLPVAACGDGGFLMGIAELDTIRRLGLGMLIVVWNDEAYGAEVHHFGPAGHVLSTVVFPETDLAAIARGYGCAAVTVRTPEDLDPVREWLAGPRDVPMVVDAKVTAEHPSWWLEEAFRGH from the coding sequence GTGAGCGACCGGACGGTTGCCGACGTCGTCGGTGAGACCCTCGCGAAACTCGGCGCCGACTTGGTCTTCGGTGTCGTCGGCAGCGGCAACTTCCATGTCACCAACGCGCTGGTCGCGCACGGCGCCCGGTTCGTCGCGACCCGCCACGAGGGCGGCGCGGCGACGGCGGCCGACGCGTACGCCCGGGTCAGCGGCCGGCCCGGGGTGATCACCGTGCATCAGGGCTGCGGGCTGACCAACGCGATGACCGGGATCGCCGAGGCGGCGAAGAGCGGTACCCCGCTGATCGTGCTCGCCGCGGAGCCTGCGGCGGCCGCGTTGCGGTCCAACTTCCGGGTCGACCAGGACGCGCTGGCGCACGCGGTCGGCGCGGTCGGCGATCGGGTGCACGGCCCGGCCTCGGCGGTCGAGGACACCACCCGCGCGTGGCGGACAGCGGTGCGCGAACGGCGTACGGTCGTGCTCAATCTGCCGTTGGACGTGCAGGCCGCGGCGGCCGAACCGGCTGAGGTCCGACCGTCGGCGGCGACCCAGCCGCCGCGGGCTTCAGACGATGCGGTGACCGCTCTCGCCCATCTGTTGAACGACGCCGAGCGGCCGGTGTTCATCGCCGGCCGTGGTGCGGTCGCGGCCCGCGACGAGCTCGCCGAGCTGGCGGCCACGTCCGGGGCGCTGCTGGCGACGTCGGCCGCGGCCAAGGGACTGTTCGCCGGCGATGGCTGGAACCTGGACGTATCCGGCGGTTTCGCCACGCCGACCGCGGCCGAACTGATCCGGGACGCGGACGTCGTGGTCGCCTGGGGCGCCTCGCTGAACATGTGGACGAGCCGGCACGGTTCGCTGATCGGCCCGGATGCCACGGTCGTCCAGGTGGATCTCGAACCGGCCGCCTTCGGCGCCCATCATCGCCTGGACCTGGGCGTTTGCGGGGACGCACGGTTGACGGCGGTCGCCGTCGCGGCCGCGCTGACCGGCCGCCGGGAGGCCTATCGGACCGAGGCGGTACGGGTACGGCTGCGCGAGCAGGGCCGCTGGCGTGACGTCGGGTACGACGACACCGGCGACGAGTCCCACATCGACCCGCGGACCCTCGCGATCACCCTCGACGACCTGCTCCCGACCGAACGGGTGATCGCCGTCGACTCGGGCAACTTCATGGGCTACCCGTCGATGTTCCTGTCCGTTCCGGATCACCAGGGTTTCGTGTTCACTCAGGCGTTCCAGTCGATCGGGCTCGGGCTGGCCAGTGCGCTCGGCGCGGCCCTGGCCAGCCCCGGGCGGCTGCCGGTCGCGGCGTGCGGGGACGGCGGTTTCCTGATGGGCATCGCCGAGCTCGACACGATCCGACGGCTCGGGCTCGGCATGCTGATCGTGGTGTGGAACGACGAGGCGTACGGGGCCGAGGTGCACCATTTCGGGCCGGCCGGGCACGTGCTGTCGACCGTGGTGTTCCCGGAGACGGATCTGGCCGCCATCGCCCGCGGGTACGGTTGCGCGGCGGTGACCGTACGCACGCCCGAAGATCTTGATCCGGTCCGGGAATGGCTGGCCGGGCCACGGGACGTGCCGATGGTCGTGGACGCGAAGGTCACCGCCGAGCATCCGTCCTGGTGGCTGGAGGAGGCGTTCCGCGGGCACTAG
- a CDS encoding glycoside hydrolase family 43 protein: MSRRRRAVALFSALLTAAAAIAVGTPSQAANPIITSIYTADPAPLVVGNTMYIYAGRDEAPTGGSNFVMREWHVLSSTDAANWTDNGARANIATFPWAGADAWAGEVEPRNGKYYWYTSINGNGAGWMNIGVAVGDSPLGPFTDAKGGPLISDSTANSSGLNIDPTVFVDDDGQAYMYWGGYWSPRAVRLAANMIDTVGSVVTPTGLTNYWEAPWMFKRNGLYYMMYAANDTSGCVTNSNYACQRYATATNPMGPWTHRGIVLGQVSSTTNHAGVVEFNGQWYIVYHNANAPGGGNFRRSVAVDRMYFNADGTIQQVVQTTTGPPPNPGGGGGGGGSGTNIAPSATASTSYVSSWESLAAVNNGGTPANSQDRSNLAYGNWPQQGTQWIEYTWPTAQSINKSSVYWFDDNQGIDLPASCALQYWNGSQYVSIQLQSTCGVAGNVENVNTFASAVNTTRLRLQITSRSGLSTGVLEWKAFQS, from the coding sequence ATGTCGAGAAGAAGACGGGCGGTGGCGCTGTTCAGCGCGCTGCTCACCGCGGCCGCGGCGATAGCCGTCGGTACCCCCTCGCAGGCCGCCAACCCGATCATCACCAGCATCTACACCGCCGACCCGGCCCCCCTGGTCGTCGGCAACACGATGTACATCTACGCCGGCCGCGACGAGGCTCCCACCGGCGGGAGCAACTTCGTCATGCGCGAGTGGCACGTGCTGTCCTCGACCGACGCGGCGAACTGGACCGACAACGGCGCCCGGGCCAACATCGCCACCTTCCCGTGGGCAGGCGCCGACGCCTGGGCCGGTGAGGTCGAACCGCGCAACGGCAAGTACTACTGGTACACCTCGATCAACGGCAACGGCGCGGGCTGGATGAACATCGGCGTCGCCGTCGGTGACAGCCCGCTCGGCCCGTTCACCGACGCCAAGGGCGGGCCGCTGATCAGTGACAGCACCGCCAACTCGTCCGGCCTCAACATCGACCCGACGGTCTTCGTCGACGACGACGGACAGGCCTACATGTACTGGGGCGGCTACTGGTCGCCGCGCGCGGTGCGGCTGGCCGCCAACATGATCGACACGGTCGGGTCGGTCGTCACCCCGACGGGACTCACCAACTACTGGGAGGCCCCGTGGATGTTCAAACGCAACGGCCTCTACTACATGATGTACGCCGCCAACGACACCAGTGGCTGTGTCACCAACTCGAACTACGCCTGCCAGCGGTACGCGACCGCGACGAACCCGATGGGGCCGTGGACGCACCGGGGCATCGTGCTCGGGCAGGTGTCGTCGACCACCAACCACGCCGGGGTCGTCGAGTTCAACGGCCAGTGGTACATCGTCTACCACAACGCGAACGCACCAGGCGGTGGCAACTTCCGTCGGTCGGTGGCGGTCGACAGGATGTACTTCAACGCTGACGGGACGATCCAGCAGGTCGTGCAGACGACCACCGGGCCGCCGCCGAACCCGGGTGGTGGCGGAGGCGGTGGTGGTAGTGGCACGAACATCGCGCCGTCGGCCACCGCGTCGACGTCCTACGTGTCGTCGTGGGAGAGTCTGGCGGCGGTCAACAACGGCGGTACCCCGGCGAACTCGCAGGACCGGTCGAATCTCGCCTACGGCAACTGGCCGCAGCAGGGTACCCAGTGGATCGAGTACACCTGGCCGACCGCGCAGTCGATAAACAAGAGTTCGGTCTACTGGTTCGACGACAACCAGGGCATCGACCTGCCGGCGTCATGTGCACTGCAGTACTGGAACGGCAGTCAATATGTATCAATTCAACTGCAGTCAACATGTGGCGTGGCCGGCAATGTTGAGAACGTCAACACGTTCGCCAGTGCGGTCAACACGACTCGGCTCCGGCTGCAGATCACCTCACGCAGCGGTCTCTCCACAGGCGTGCTCGAGTGGAAGGCATTCCAGTCGTGA
- a CDS encoding TetR/AcrR family transcriptional regulator: MSAEVSRPRGVGRPPRLSLEAIIVAAERLLVAEGPEKLSMRRLAAELGSTPMALYHHVRDKDELLVRVLESQARAMPRPTLPTEPRDRLVAASVLLYELLAERPWIVEVLTGDDLIGPSALWIVEVMVGAAADCGLAEDEAFYVYRTIWFYIVGDLIIRITGGRRRARTGAVHQDGVVAGLTADDHPRLVSLAGRWAELNARDTHRRALAAIVDGLLPNR; encoded by the coding sequence ATGTCCGCAGAGGTGTCCCGCCCGCGTGGGGTCGGCCGTCCACCCCGCCTGTCCCTGGAGGCGATCATCGTGGCCGCGGAGCGGCTGCTGGTGGCCGAGGGGCCGGAGAAGCTGTCGATGCGGCGGCTGGCGGCCGAGCTGGGCAGTACGCCGATGGCGCTCTACCACCATGTGCGCGACAAGGACGAGTTACTGGTCCGGGTGCTGGAGTCGCAGGCTCGGGCGATGCCGCGGCCGACGCTTCCGACCGAGCCCCGGGACCGGCTGGTCGCCGCTTCGGTGCTGCTCTACGAGTTGCTCGCGGAGCGGCCGTGGATCGTCGAGGTGCTCACCGGTGACGATCTGATCGGGCCGTCCGCGCTGTGGATCGTCGAGGTCATGGTCGGTGCCGCCGCGGACTGCGGCCTGGCCGAGGACGAGGCGTTCTACGTGTACCGGACCATCTGGTTCTACATCGTCGGTGATCTGATCATCCGGATCACCGGCGGGCGTCGCCGGGCCCGGACCGGTGCGGTCCATCAGGACGGGGTGGTCGCCGGGCTGACCGCCGACGACCATCCGCGGCTGGTGTCGCTGGCCGGGCGCTGGGCCGAGCTCAACGCCCGGGACACCCATCGGCGGGCGCTGGCGGCGATCGTGGACGGGTTACTGCCGAACCGCTAG